Proteins from a single region of Haloplanus sp. GDY1:
- a CDS encoding PAS domain S-box protein, with protein sequence MDASAYREEIYDVFSGSGEEVEPRVERALEVGTAYLDLPIGFLTRIEDGTQEIVAATGDHDLIRPGERCPLDEAYCRRTLEADGALAVQNVAESSAVADRAVRTFGLGTYLGATVTVDGDPFGTVCFAAEATRETPFGEAEEVFLELLAKLIGGALERRVHERELKRRNERLEREKARFEGIAETSFDVLFRVGRDATFTYVSAAAERVLGHDPEDLVGTPFASWLDGAAVDDAIRAFDRTMDGETVENLELDFRDADGDRVVVAVNATPIEEDGRVVGVQGVGRDVTARKERERELHRKTRAMDEAQVGISIADARDGDLPLVYANEGFERVTGYDTADLLGRNCRFLQGEATDPETIDLLGERIAAEEPASVELINYRADGTPFWNQVRLSPVEDDAGTVSHYLGFQTDVTERKRTEQLVRLLNRVLRHNLRNDMNVIRGTGRFLQNGRPDDPTALGERIERTADGLVGLSEQARELERNARREREPTRIDPAALFETTVEDLPADAAVETRVDTDRDLCAGPELERALAELAGNGIGHNPAAEPWLELAATDDGEWVTVTVTDDGPGIDDMETAVIAEGQETELVHGSGLGLWLVNWIVTRYGGSFQIEARGDAEGSVATIRLPGIGADEAVEAVERGPTVLFR encoded by the coding sequence TCGGGTGAGGAGGTGGAGCCTCGGGTCGAACGGGCGCTCGAAGTCGGGACGGCGTATCTGGATCTGCCCATCGGCTTTCTCACGCGCATCGAGGACGGCACCCAGGAGATCGTCGCGGCGACCGGCGACCACGACCTGATCCGGCCGGGCGAGCGCTGCCCGCTTGACGAGGCGTACTGTCGCCGGACGCTGGAGGCCGACGGGGCGCTGGCCGTCCAGAACGTCGCCGAGTCGTCGGCCGTGGCCGACCGGGCCGTCCGGACGTTCGGCCTCGGAACCTACCTCGGCGCCACGGTGACCGTCGACGGCGACCCCTTCGGGACGGTCTGTTTCGCGGCCGAGGCGACGCGCGAGACGCCGTTCGGCGAGGCCGAGGAGGTGTTTCTCGAACTGCTGGCGAAACTGATCGGGGGCGCGCTCGAACGGCGGGTCCACGAGCGGGAGCTGAAACGGCGAAACGAGCGCCTGGAGCGCGAGAAGGCGCGCTTCGAGGGCATCGCCGAGACGAGCTTCGACGTGCTGTTCCGGGTCGGTCGGGACGCCACCTTCACCTACGTCTCCGCGGCGGCGGAGCGGGTGCTCGGCCACGATCCCGAGGACCTGGTCGGCACGCCGTTCGCCTCGTGGCTCGACGGCGCGGCGGTCGACGACGCGATCCGGGCCTTCGACCGGACGATGGACGGCGAGACGGTCGAGAACCTCGAACTCGACTTCCGGGACGCCGACGGGGACCGGGTGGTCGTCGCGGTGAACGCCACGCCCATCGAGGAGGACGGGCGGGTGGTCGGCGTCCAGGGCGTCGGCCGGGACGTAACCGCCCGCAAGGAGCGGGAGCGCGAACTGCACCGGAAGACCCGGGCGATGGACGAGGCCCAGGTCGGCATCTCCATCGCCGACGCCCGCGACGGCGACCTGCCGCTGGTGTACGCGAACGAGGGGTTCGAACGCGTCACCGGCTACGACACCGCCGACCTGCTGGGGCGAAACTGCCGGTTCCTGCAGGGCGAGGCGACCGACCCCGAGACGATCGATCTGCTCGGCGAGCGCATCGCGGCCGAGGAGCCGGCGTCGGTCGAACTCATCAACTACCGCGCCGACGGGACGCCGTTCTGGAACCAGGTGCGTCTCAGCCCCGTCGAGGACGACGCGGGGACGGTCAGCCACTACCTGGGCTTCCAGACGGACGTGACCGAGCGCAAGCGCACCGAACAGCTGGTTCGGCTGCTCAATCGGGTGCTCAGGCACAACCTCCGCAACGACATGAACGTCATCCGGGGGACGGGGCGGTTCCTCCAGAACGGCCGGCCGGACGACCCCACCGCGCTCGGGGAACGGATCGAGCGGACCGCGGACGGGCTGGTCGGCCTCAGCGAGCAAGCGCGCGAACTGGAGCGGAACGCACGCCGGGAGCGGGAGCCCACCCGGATCGATCCGGCGGCGCTGTTCGAGACGACCGTCGAGGACCTCCCCGCGGACGCCGCGGTCGAGACCCGGGTCGACACCGACCGCGACCTCTGTGCCGGGCCGGAACTGGAGCGGGCGCTCGCGGAACTCGCGGGGAACGGGATCGGACACAACCCGGCCGCCGAGCCGTGGCTCGAACTCGCGGCGACGGACGACGGGGAGTGGGTGACCGTCACCGTCACCGACGACGGCCCGGGGATCGACGACATGGAGACGGCGGTCATCGCCGAGGGCCAGGAGACGGAACTGGTCCACGGCTCCGGACTGGGGCTGTGGCTCGTCAACTGGATCGTGACGCGCTACGGCGGGTCCTTCCAGATCGAAGCGCGGGGCGACGCCGAGGGCTCGGTGGCCACGATCCGACTCCCCGGGATCGGTGCCGACGAGGCCGTCGAGGCGGTCGAGCGGGGGCCGACGGTCCTGTTCCGGTGA